One window of the Granulicella arctica genome contains the following:
- a CDS encoding TonB-dependent receptor, with amino-acid sequence MQTKMIRGMMCLGVCALLLSSSGFGQAVYGSIYGTVTDNSGAVVPNATITVTDTAKGSSDSVQSNASGEFTVDHLIPDPYEVKISIAGFKGYQQKGLQIFADTSTKITAALEVGDAAGETITVNADSVPQLKTDRADVSTIFSGKEFVDLPIPGRNFTGLQLLLPGAQQLGFTHAASENPQGSLQIEVDGQSFAGTAFQLDGTDNQDPILGIIVVNPNADALSESKITTQNYDAEFGKAVSSVVTAQTKSGTNSFHGSAFDYRQSNAQLARDPFTQSTGPQGTLSASNPFPVGLKNQFGGSIGGPILKDKLFFFGDYQGTRQKSGIAIQQTVPTSLLTTSCLSGAGCNFSEYTKVTGPIFHTVGGQRVAYANSIVPQSDLSPQALGVLKLLQPFAPNTVNGSTTSGLVQNYSASGTGGFNADQWDVRGDYTLNARTHVFGRFSRFTDTLTGTTIFGAAGGAGFGIGDFGGTSKGANDSVAAGVDYALNSRLVTDVRLGYFRYDIATSKYDQTVPFATQLGIPGLNTGAAITNGAPAFNITEAGSYGSANNNQSRGPQYGSGLNINRCNCPLTEREDQYQVANNWTKTIGNHSIKFGVDLRYARNLRVPSDNNRTGILTFGTGPTSDGTNNNGLGMASFLTGQVTQLQRYVSTSTNAKEFQKRAFGYAQDTWRATQKLTVNYGLRYEAYMPEAVNGAAQGALLNLDTGYLQVAGVGPIQTNMNQSPATGTYAPRLGLAYQAMPNTVIRAGYGRSFDIGVFGSVFGHSATQNLPVLANQALTAPGGDNATDTTAAFSLATGPQAFVFPAVPASGLLPNQGYNSSGRSRPTTLRLPTLDAWNLALQQSFTPTLSMTIAYVGNKGTHTFGDNSGNTTNPNEAAIFLPAQYSVNGQPLHYDPSATAGNCYPAGANCAAGGILGTNGQPIANSVLIPASGAVSNQVFLQRYYGGKLAACSDATYNADGTNHNAPNGGCGWNQSITYFGDDLNTSYNALQVTFTKIIAHGYSLNANYAWQKSLSEQTGFATWSHAAARGRDSSLRQQQVIVYGMLELPFGHNKHFLAHTNRIIDQIVSGYQISPVVNYSSGLPYTLSAQAGNWVPGSAPRYINGNPKQLHTHVTGFPGGPSGLSYYDITPVDGSGAFSLPALDTIGSAGRNSAFGPNFFNTDISVQKDFEIREKISFQLRADGYNAFNHINWGTPNGNIDQGGSISSGAYPNNTSNPRQLQFSGRLQF; translated from the coding sequence ATGCAAACCAAAATGATTCGCGGCATGATGTGTCTGGGAGTGTGTGCCCTCCTTCTATCATCGTCAGGCTTCGGCCAGGCAGTCTATGGATCGATCTACGGAACAGTTACCGACAACTCCGGTGCTGTCGTTCCGAACGCCACCATCACGGTCACCGATACCGCCAAAGGCTCCAGCGACTCGGTACAGTCGAACGCCAGCGGTGAGTTCACCGTCGACCACCTTATCCCCGACCCCTACGAGGTCAAGATCTCCATCGCCGGCTTCAAGGGCTATCAGCAGAAGGGTCTCCAGATCTTCGCCGATACCTCGACCAAGATCACCGCAGCCCTCGAGGTTGGTGACGCCGCCGGTGAGACCATCACCGTCAATGCCGATTCCGTACCCCAGCTCAAGACGGATCGCGCCGACGTCTCCACGATCTTCAGCGGCAAAGAGTTTGTAGACCTCCCAATCCCCGGCCGCAACTTCACGGGCCTCCAGCTTCTCCTCCCCGGCGCCCAGCAGCTGGGCTTTACCCACGCCGCCAGTGAAAACCCACAAGGCAGCCTGCAGATTGAAGTAGACGGCCAGTCCTTCGCCGGTACCGCCTTCCAACTCGACGGCACCGACAACCAGGACCCCATCCTCGGCATCATCGTCGTCAACCCCAACGCTGACGCCCTCTCCGAGAGCAAGATCACCACGCAGAACTACGACGCTGAGTTCGGCAAGGCCGTCTCGTCTGTTGTCACCGCCCAGACCAAGTCCGGAACCAACAGCTTCCACGGCTCCGCCTTCGACTATCGCCAGAGCAACGCCCAGCTTGCTCGCGACCCCTTCACGCAGAGCACCGGCCCGCAGGGCACCCTCAGCGCATCCAACCCCTTCCCGGTAGGCCTCAAGAACCAGTTCGGTGGCTCTATCGGCGGTCCCATCCTCAAGGACAAGCTCTTCTTTTTCGGCGATTATCAGGGCACCCGCCAGAAGAGCGGCATCGCCATTCAGCAGACGGTTCCCACGTCCCTCCTCACCACCTCCTGCCTCTCTGGCGCAGGTTGCAACTTCAGTGAATACACCAAGGTTACCGGCCCCATCTTCCACACCGTAGGTGGCCAGCGCGTCGCATACGCTAATAGCATCGTTCCCCAGTCGGACCTCTCTCCGCAGGCGCTCGGCGTCCTCAAGCTCCTCCAGCCCTTCGCTCCGAATACCGTCAACGGCAGCACCACCAGCGGCCTTGTCCAGAACTACTCCGCCAGCGGCACCGGCGGCTTCAACGCCGACCAGTGGGATGTGCGTGGTGATTACACCCTGAACGCCCGCACCCACGTCTTCGGTCGTTTCAGCCGCTTCACCGATACGCTCACCGGCACCACCATCTTCGGCGCGGCCGGCGGAGCAGGCTTCGGCATCGGCGACTTCGGCGGCACCTCCAAGGGTGCGAACGATAGCGTCGCCGCCGGTGTTGACTACGCTCTCAACAGCAGGCTCGTCACGGACGTCCGCCTCGGCTACTTCCGCTACGACATCGCTACCTCCAAGTATGACCAGACCGTGCCCTTTGCCACGCAGCTTGGCATCCCCGGCTTGAACACCGGTGCTGCCATCACCAACGGCGCACCTGCCTTCAACATCACCGAGGCTGGCAGCTACGGTTCTGCAAACAACAATCAGTCACGCGGACCACAGTACGGCTCCGGTCTCAACATCAACCGTTGCAACTGCCCGCTCACCGAGCGTGAGGATCAGTACCAGGTCGCTAACAACTGGACCAAGACCATCGGAAATCACTCCATCAAGTTTGGTGTCGATCTCCGCTACGCCCGCAACCTCCGCGTTCCCAGCGATAACAACCGCACCGGCATCCTGACCTTTGGTACCGGTCCCACCAGCGACGGTACCAACAACAACGGACTTGGCATGGCCTCCTTCCTTACTGGTCAGGTCACCCAGCTCCAGCGCTACGTCAGCACCTCGACCAATGCGAAGGAGTTCCAGAAGCGTGCCTTCGGTTACGCGCAGGATACCTGGCGCGCCACACAGAAGCTGACCGTCAACTACGGCCTCCGCTACGAGGCCTACATGCCCGAAGCCGTCAACGGTGCTGCTCAAGGTGCTTTGCTGAATCTTGATACCGGCTACCTCCAGGTAGCAGGTGTAGGTCCGATCCAAACCAACATGAATCAGAGTCCCGCGACCGGCACCTACGCTCCCCGCCTTGGTCTTGCCTACCAGGCGATGCCCAACACGGTCATCCGCGCAGGCTATGGACGCAGCTTCGATATCGGCGTCTTTGGCTCCGTCTTCGGTCACTCGGCCACGCAGAATCTGCCGGTCCTCGCTAACCAGGCGCTTACCGCTCCCGGCGGAGACAACGCAACCGACACAACGGCGGCCTTCTCGCTGGCGACGGGACCGCAGGCTTTTGTATTCCCCGCAGTACCGGCCAGCGGTCTCCTACCCAACCAGGGCTACAACTCCAGCGGGCGGTCGCGCCCCACCACCCTCCGGCTTCCTACCCTTGACGCATGGAACCTCGCTCTTCAGCAGTCCTTCACCCCGACCCTATCGATGACGATTGCGTACGTCGGCAACAAGGGAACACACACCTTCGGCGACAACTCCGGCAACACGACCAACCCCAATGAAGCAGCAATCTTTCTGCCCGCTCAATACAGCGTGAACGGGCAGCCGCTTCACTATGATCCTTCGGCAACGGCAGGTAATTGCTATCCTGCCGGAGCGAATTGCGCGGCCGGCGGCATCTTGGGTACAAATGGCCAGCCGATCGCAAACTCAGTCCTTATCCCCGCGAGTGGAGCGGTCAGCAACCAGGTCTTCCTGCAGCGCTACTACGGCGGCAAGCTTGCAGCCTGCTCCGACGCAACCTACAACGCGGACGGCACGAACCACAACGCACCCAACGGCGGCTGTGGTTGGAATCAGAGCATCACCTACTTTGGCGACGATCTGAACACCTCCTACAACGCTCTTCAGGTGACGTTCACCAAGATCATCGCGCATGGCTACTCCCTCAACGCAAACTACGCCTGGCAGAAGTCGCTTAGCGAGCAAACCGGCTTCGCTACGTGGAGCCATGCAGCAGCAAGGGGCCGTGATTCGAGCCTCCGCCAGCAGCAGGTCATCGTCTACGGTATGCTCGAACTCCCGTTCGGCCATAATAAGCATTTCCTCGCGCACACCAACCGCATCATCGACCAGATCGTCAGCGGCTACCAGATCAGTCCGGTCGTCAACTACTCAAGCGGTCTTCCGTATACGTTGAGTGCACAGGCTGGCAATTGGGTTCCAGGCTCAGCACCACGCTACATCAATGGAAATCCGAAACAGCTTCACACGCATGTCACGGGCTTTCCTGGAGGACCGAGCGGTCTTTCGTACTACGACATCACCCCGGTTGATGGTTCTGGAGCGTTCTCACTCCCTGCTCTTGATACGATCGGCAGCGCTGGCCGTAACTCGGCCTTCGGACCGAACTTCTTCAACACCGATATCTCGGTCCAGAAGGACTTCGAGATTCGCGAGAAGATCAGCTTCCAACTCCGTGCTGACGGCTACAACGCCTTCAACCACATCAACTGGGGCACTCCAAACGGCAATATCGATCAGGGCGGCTCCATCTCAAGCGGCGCTTACCCCAACAACACCTCCAACCCACGTCAACTGCAATTCTCAGGCCGCCTGCAGTTCTAG
- a CDS encoding CRTAC1 family protein: protein MSPDRRSFLRSLSASALVLSLDDVLALASPVSAQMGEQTGGQIGSRPTYETKPQAAPKGAPSPVTGTPLGVSFIDVARASGLNAKTIYGGEHKNKYLLETTGCGVAFYDYDHDDWLDIFMVNGSRLEGFAKGQEPISRLFKNNRDGTFTDVTLKAGLGHSGWGQGCCVGDYDNDGWDDLFVSYYGQNVLYRNNGNGTFTDVTVKAGLTQANAATKPRWNSGCAFLDYDRDGHLDLFVANYIDFDIKTAPLPEAAGCSYKGIQVACGPPGLQGGKNILYHNNGDGTFSDVSQKAGMWETVGTYALSVSVSDIDNDGWPDIYVANDSTAATLYQNQKNGTFKDIAIETGVAYSPDGKPQAGMGVSIGDFNRDGLFDIVKTNFAGDTDSLYLNLGDGSFEDRTYLSGLGVNTRYLGWGVGFFDMDNDGWLDILISNGHVYPEVDGTKIDSSYAQHKYLYRNLRNGQFEDATAQGGAGINDAVAARGCAFGDFDNDGDIDVVVNCVNSLPQLLRCDSTTGRNWIKIRTVGVKANRSGIGARISVTTQTSGKPFVQVEEVRSGGSYYSQNDLRIHFGLDRAMKADAVEIWWPSGTVDTLKNLDANHLYVIQEGGKVLRTMAMGAGKS from the coding sequence TTGAGCCCGGACCGCCGTAGCTTTCTTCGTTCCCTTTCAGCCAGCGCTCTTGTCCTGTCGCTGGATGATGTTCTGGCCCTGGCCTCGCCTGTATCGGCGCAGATGGGCGAACAGACAGGCGGACAGATTGGCTCGCGACCGACCTATGAGACGAAGCCGCAGGCGGCTCCGAAGGGTGCACCTTCGCCCGTGACGGGGACACCGCTCGGGGTGAGTTTTATCGATGTGGCACGGGCTTCAGGGCTGAACGCAAAGACGATCTATGGGGGCGAGCACAAGAACAAGTACCTGCTCGAGACGACAGGGTGTGGTGTGGCCTTCTATGACTACGACCATGATGACTGGCTGGATATCTTTATGGTGAATGGATCGCGGCTGGAGGGCTTCGCGAAGGGGCAGGAGCCGATCTCGCGGCTATTCAAGAACAATCGCGATGGGACGTTTACGGACGTTACGCTGAAGGCGGGGCTTGGCCATAGCGGATGGGGGCAGGGCTGCTGCGTTGGGGACTATGACAACGATGGGTGGGATGACTTGTTCGTCAGCTACTACGGGCAGAACGTGCTGTATCGGAATAATGGGAACGGGACGTTTACGGATGTAACGGTCAAGGCCGGGTTGACGCAGGCGAATGCTGCAACGAAACCTCGTTGGAACTCCGGATGTGCGTTTCTTGACTACGATCGCGATGGTCATCTCGACCTGTTTGTGGCGAACTATATCGACTTCGATATCAAGACCGCTCCCCTGCCGGAGGCGGCGGGCTGCTCCTATAAAGGCATCCAGGTGGCGTGCGGACCGCCGGGGCTGCAGGGCGGGAAGAACATTCTGTATCACAACAACGGCGATGGAACCTTTAGCGATGTTTCGCAGAAGGCGGGCATGTGGGAGACGGTGGGGACGTATGCGCTGAGCGTGTCGGTATCGGATATCGACAACGATGGATGGCCGGACATCTATGTTGCGAATGATTCGACGGCTGCGACGCTTTACCAGAACCAGAAGAATGGGACGTTCAAGGATATTGCGATCGAGACGGGCGTCGCCTACTCGCCGGACGGTAAGCCACAGGCGGGGATGGGCGTGTCCATTGGGGATTTTAATCGGGACGGCCTGTTCGACATTGTGAAGACGAACTTTGCGGGAGATACGGATTCGCTGTATCTGAATCTTGGGGATGGGTCGTTTGAGGACCGTACGTACCTGTCGGGGCTTGGGGTCAATACGCGGTACCTGGGGTGGGGTGTTGGGTTCTTCGACATGGACAACGATGGATGGCTGGACATCCTGATCTCGAATGGCCATGTCTACCCGGAGGTGGATGGGACGAAGATCGACTCTTCGTACGCGCAGCATAAGTACCTTTACCGGAATCTGCGGAACGGGCAGTTTGAAGATGCCACGGCGCAGGGTGGTGCGGGCATCAACGATGCGGTTGCGGCGCGGGGGTGCGCGTTTGGCGACTTCGATAACGATGGCGACATCGATGTGGTGGTGAACTGCGTGAACAGCTTGCCACAGCTTTTGCGCTGCGACTCAACGACGGGGCGCAACTGGATCAAAATCCGGACGGTGGGGGTGAAGGCGAATCGGTCTGGGATTGGAGCGCGGATCAGTGTGACGACACAAACAAGTGGCAAGCCGTTTGTACAGGTGGAAGAGGTGCGGAGCGGCGGCAGCTATTACTCTCAGAATGACCTGCGGATTCACTTTGGTCTGGATCGTGCGATGAAGGCGGATGCGGTGGAGATTTGGTGGCCTTCGGGCACGGTGGATACGCTGAAGAATCTTGATGCGAACCATCTGTATGTAATCCAGGAAGGTGGCAAAGTCCTCAGGACAATGGCCATGGGAGCGGGAAAGTCTTAG
- a CDS encoding CRTAC1 family protein: MCKQALRGLAAGLLIAVTASVATLAQQPYAPSGEHPAPAWFVDEAGKAGITVRNVNGSVDTKRYIIETTGSGVAILDYDRDGWPDIFLVNGTTMQGAQSSEQATSHLFHNNHDGTFTDVTVKAGLVSTAWGQGACVGDYDNDGNEDVFVTGYGKNRLFHNEGNGTFKQVAEQAGVAGTGKEWGTGCAFVDYDRDGKLDVAVANYVHLDLAHTPAPGEGAGCQWKGVPVMCGPRGLPSAPNVLFHNVGGGKFEDVSKASGIEQTTGHYCFSITTLDYNDDGWPDLYVACDSTPAILYKNNHDGTFTDVGPDAGVAFNEDGREQAGMGSTAADYDGDGRIDLFKTNFSDDTSTLYHNNGDGTYNDVTFPAGLGINTDALGWGAMFVDIDNDGWPDLLIANGHVYPEVDSAKLGAMYREPRLLYGNLGNGKFRDLSKTAGPGLTEAKASRGLAIADLFNDGRLEAVVNNLNDKPMLLVNMVKNQNHWITLRLIGTTSNRDAIGARVTLTGLKRKWVDEVRSGSSYNSSSDLRMHFGLGAETHVDSVSVRWPDGRREMFPALAAVDRIVEITEGKGRYEQPPAGGKR; encoded by the coding sequence ATGTGCAAGCAAGCTCTACGTGGATTGGCGGCAGGATTGTTGATTGCCGTTACGGCATCCGTTGCGACTTTGGCGCAGCAGCCCTATGCGCCATCGGGGGAGCATCCGGCTCCGGCGTGGTTTGTCGATGAGGCGGGCAAGGCCGGGATTACGGTTCGTAATGTGAATGGAAGCGTGGATACGAAGCGCTACATCATCGAGACGACGGGGTCGGGTGTGGCAATTCTGGATTACGACCGGGACGGGTGGCCGGATATCTTTCTCGTGAACGGCACGACGATGCAGGGTGCGCAGAGCAGTGAGCAAGCCACGAGTCACCTCTTTCACAACAACCATGACGGAACGTTTACCGATGTGACCGTGAAGGCGGGGCTAGTCTCGACAGCGTGGGGACAGGGCGCGTGCGTTGGGGACTATGACAATGACGGTAACGAGGATGTGTTCGTTACGGGCTATGGAAAGAATCGGCTGTTCCACAACGAGGGGAATGGGACCTTCAAGCAGGTAGCGGAGCAGGCAGGCGTTGCGGGGACGGGCAAGGAGTGGGGGACAGGGTGCGCCTTCGTTGACTACGATCGCGATGGAAAGCTTGATGTGGCGGTGGCGAACTATGTCCATCTCGACCTGGCGCATACACCCGCACCGGGTGAGGGTGCGGGGTGCCAGTGGAAGGGTGTCCCGGTGATGTGCGGGCCGCGCGGGTTGCCAAGTGCGCCGAATGTGCTGTTCCACAATGTCGGTGGTGGCAAGTTTGAGGATGTGAGTAAGGCGAGTGGGATCGAGCAGACTACGGGGCACTACTGCTTCTCGATCACGACGCTCGACTATAACGATGATGGCTGGCCGGACCTGTATGTGGCCTGTGACTCGACCCCGGCGATTCTCTATAAGAACAATCACGACGGAACGTTTACGGATGTGGGGCCTGATGCTGGTGTGGCGTTCAATGAGGATGGGCGGGAGCAGGCTGGGATGGGTTCGACCGCTGCGGACTATGACGGCGACGGGCGGATCGACCTGTTCAAGACGAACTTCTCGGATGACACTTCGACCCTGTATCACAACAACGGCGACGGGACGTACAACGATGTGACCTTCCCTGCCGGGCTTGGGATCAACACCGATGCGCTGGGCTGGGGCGCGATGTTTGTCGATATCGATAATGATGGGTGGCCTGACCTGCTGATTGCGAACGGCCATGTCTATCCCGAGGTCGATTCGGCGAAGCTTGGAGCGATGTATCGGGAGCCGCGACTGCTCTATGGCAATCTTGGAAATGGGAAGTTTCGGGATCTCAGCAAAACGGCGGGGCCGGGTTTGACTGAGGCGAAGGCGAGTCGCGGGCTGGCGATCGCCGATCTCTTCAACGATGGGCGGCTTGAGGCGGTGGTCAATAACCTGAACGACAAGCCGATGCTGCTGGTGAATATGGTGAAGAACCAGAACCACTGGATCACGCTGCGGTTGATTGGCACGACGTCCAATCGCGACGCGATCGGGGCGCGGGTGACGCTGACTGGATTGAAGCGGAAGTGGGTGGATGAGGTGCGGAGCGGGTCGAGCTACAACTCTTCAAGCGATCTGCGGATGCACTTCGGGCTGGGCGCAGAGACGCATGTGGATAGCGTCAGTGTGCGATGGCCTGATGGCAGGAGAGAGATGTTTCCGGCGCTGGCGGCAGTGGATCGGATCGTTGAGATTACCGAGGGCAAGGGGCGTTATGAACAACCCCCTGCTGGAGGAAAGCGCTAG
- a CDS encoding septal ring lytic transglycosylase RlpA family protein has product MLLTNEIRVAGCSMVALLMMSIPGITNHPFDVTPPSQTETPTFIPAAATLAPAATPRKRFSFLRRPSMSGIASWYGAVLNGHKTASGETFDMNQMTACHRTLPFGTMVRVVDTHSGKSVIVRINDRGVLFADRVIDLSRGAAEKLGIRSLGTAPVRLEVLTRKQAAAEVAEARVSDSIQNAATAEAQ; this is encoded by the coding sequence TTGCTTCTTACAAACGAAATTCGCGTAGCCGGTTGTTCCATGGTCGCCCTGTTGATGATGTCTATCCCGGGCATCACCAATCACCCCTTCGACGTGACTCCTCCGTCCCAGACCGAGACCCCCACATTCATTCCCGCCGCAGCGACTCTCGCCCCTGCTGCCACTCCTAGAAAGCGATTCTCGTTCCTCCGCCGTCCTTCGATGAGCGGCATTGCCTCTTGGTACGGAGCCGTCCTCAATGGTCATAAGACTGCCAGCGGCGAAACCTTCGACATGAATCAGATGACCGCCTGCCACCGTACCCTGCCCTTCGGCACCATGGTGCGCGTCGTCGATACGCACAGCGGCAAGTCCGTCATCGTTCGCATCAATGATCGCGGCGTCCTCTTCGCCGACCGCGTCATCGACCTCTCCCGCGGTGCTGCTGAGAAGCTAGGCATCCGTTCGCTCGGCACCGCTCCCGTCCGGCTCGAAGTCCTCACCAGGAAGCAGGCAGCAGCAGAGGTGGCTGAAGCCAGAGTCTCCGACTCCATTCAAAACGCCGCGACAGCGGAAGCCCAGTAG
- a CDS encoding MBOAT family O-acyltransferase, protein MQLSTPSFFVFFLTVWLLYWAAAQFRAARLLVLLAANGFFLAKFGLLYLALPAAASIDFLIGLGLSRSASNAARRLLVGLSLLMNLGLLVTPKILALRTGDRYSWLLTLSLSFYCFQALTYTIDLYRRDDDARATRNLFAYLGAALFFPVLVAGPILRLHGFLKQLLEPPSLTNSQAGRALLLIGIGLVKKLLIADFLGQNLVGRIFDTPTLYSGAEVLAGVYGYALQLFFDFSGYTDIAMGVGLLLGLKLPENFRQPYLSINMMEFWRRWHITFSEWLRDYLMESLPQRRRQFPLSSYCYSVILTMMLGGLWHGLGWTFLIWGALHGVALATVRLWKQARKGSKPTVWGKWVSVLLTFNFVCFTWIFFNASSLGNALAILQRIGSNTWSVDNLTLPIVLVMVFAAVAHCLPLKWLDGSAELIGRAPFWVQGAALAALVLIIQTISGRGAAPFVYGNF, encoded by the coding sequence ATGCAGCTCAGTACGCCCTCCTTTTTTGTTTTCTTCCTTACCGTTTGGCTGCTCTACTGGGCGGCGGCGCAGTTCCGTGCGGCGCGACTGCTGGTGCTGCTGGCCGCGAACGGCTTCTTTCTTGCGAAGTTTGGACTGCTTTACCTGGCGCTGCCTGCGGCGGCTTCCATTGACTTTCTGATCGGGCTTGGGCTTTCGCGAAGTGCTTCGAATGCTGCGCGACGATTGCTGGTGGGACTTTCGCTGCTGATGAACCTTGGGCTGCTGGTGACGCCTAAAATTCTTGCGTTGCGCACGGGAGATCGATACTCGTGGCTGCTGACGCTGAGTTTGTCGTTCTATTGCTTCCAGGCTTTGACGTACACGATCGACCTGTACCGGCGGGATGACGACGCGCGGGCGACGCGAAACCTGTTTGCTTATCTTGGTGCGGCATTGTTCTTCCCGGTGCTGGTGGCGGGACCGATTTTGCGGCTGCATGGCTTTTTGAAGCAGCTTCTGGAGCCGCCGTCGCTGACCAATTCACAGGCTGGGCGCGCGCTGCTGCTGATCGGCATTGGGCTGGTAAAGAAGCTGCTGATTGCGGATTTTCTTGGGCAGAATCTGGTAGGACGGATCTTCGATACACCTACCTTATATAGCGGGGCGGAGGTGCTGGCGGGCGTGTACGGGTATGCGCTGCAGCTCTTCTTCGACTTCTCGGGCTATACGGATATCGCGATGGGTGTAGGGCTGCTACTGGGTTTGAAGCTGCCGGAGAACTTTCGCCAGCCGTATCTTTCGATCAACATGATGGAGTTCTGGCGGCGATGGCACATTACGTTTTCGGAATGGCTGCGGGACTACCTGATGGAGTCCCTGCCGCAGCGGAGGCGGCAGTTTCCGCTAAGCTCCTACTGCTATAGCGTGATACTGACGATGATGCTGGGTGGATTGTGGCATGGGCTGGGCTGGACGTTTCTGATCTGGGGCGCGCTGCATGGCGTGGCGCTGGCAACTGTGCGGCTTTGGAAGCAGGCACGTAAGGGGTCGAAGCCCACGGTGTGGGGTAAGTGGGTGTCGGTGCTGCTGACGTTCAATTTTGTGTGCTTTACGTGGATCTTTTTCAATGCGTCTTCGCTGGGAAATGCACTGGCGATTCTGCAGCGTATTGGATCGAACACGTGGTCAGTCGATAATCTGACGCTGCCGATTGTGCTGGTGATGGTGTTTGCGGCAGTGGCCCATTGCCTGCCATTAAAGTGGCTGGATGGTTCGGCTGAGCTTATAGGGCGCGCTCCATTCTGGGTGCAGGGTGCGGCTTTAGCGGCGCTTGTGCTGATCATTCAGACCATCTCCGGGCGTGGCGCTGCGCCATTTGTGTACGGGAACTTCTGA
- a CDS encoding GDSL-type esterase/lipase family protein, whose protein sequence is MRFPLKTALTFTTFILALVAWRHWKDHDKGIAPAIFAEAWQLRLHRSPAAPVVPLPQQEQPLEATETTHTNQTVPRPALSTYLFDDSGALDSFFGALGQLNAPASDKARHVAILHYGDSPTTADLITGDVRALLQQRFGDAGHGYLLIAKPWAWYGHRDTDITGHGWTISTAVGKMRADTYGTGGASFQGAAGGASSHITLKDAAQSSMELSYLAQPEGGSVLVTADDAAGAGQPVATISTASETREPAWKSVELPEGTKAVDIKAGTGHVELFGETFEKAQRGVLYDSLGLNGASTTVLSRGFNPEIWAAELRHDAPALVIINYGTNESSFGSFVDKQYEGELRTAIGRIRNALPNVSILVMSPMDRGERSGIDEIVTMGTIPRIVAIQKRVAADTRCAFFDTFNAMGGDGTMSRWYTGKPRLVAADLIHPTPQGASIIAQIFVKNLMVGFDAYKPHPATAPVTDDGTRQAVQP, encoded by the coding sequence ATGCGATTCCCTCTCAAAACTGCGCTCACGTTTACGACTTTTATTCTTGCCCTGGTTGCGTGGCGACACTGGAAGGATCATGACAAGGGGATTGCTCCGGCGATCTTTGCGGAGGCGTGGCAGCTTCGGCTGCATCGCTCCCCTGCTGCGCCGGTAGTGCCGCTTCCCCAGCAGGAGCAGCCGCTTGAGGCTACCGAGACGACGCACACGAATCAAACTGTTCCTCGACCAGCTTTATCGACCTATCTGTTCGATGATTCGGGGGCGCTGGATTCTTTCTTCGGGGCGCTTGGACAGCTCAATGCGCCTGCAAGTGACAAGGCCCGGCATGTGGCGATATTGCATTATGGCGACTCGCCGACTACGGCTGATTTGATTACGGGCGATGTGCGGGCGCTGCTGCAGCAACGGTTCGGCGATGCTGGACATGGCTACTTGCTGATCGCAAAGCCCTGGGCCTGGTATGGGCACCGCGATACGGATATTACGGGGCATGGCTGGACGATCTCCACGGCTGTGGGCAAGATGCGGGCGGATACGTATGGGACCGGCGGAGCCAGTTTTCAGGGAGCAGCGGGCGGGGCGAGCAGCCACATCACGCTGAAGGATGCGGCGCAATCGAGCATGGAGCTTTCGTATCTTGCGCAGCCGGAGGGCGGCAGCGTGCTGGTGACGGCGGATGACGCTGCGGGTGCGGGGCAGCCGGTGGCTACGATCTCGACTGCTTCGGAGACTCGGGAGCCGGCGTGGAAGTCGGTTGAACTGCCTGAGGGAACGAAGGCGGTCGACATCAAGGCAGGAACCGGGCATGTGGAGCTGTTTGGAGAGACGTTCGAGAAGGCCCAGCGCGGCGTGCTGTACGACAGCCTGGGACTGAATGGAGCCTCGACGACGGTGCTTTCGCGGGGGTTCAATCCTGAGATATGGGCGGCGGAGTTGCGGCATGATGCTCCGGCTCTGGTGATCATCAACTACGGCACAAATGAGAGCAGCTTTGGGTCGTTTGTGGACAAGCAGTATGAGGGCGAGCTGCGGACGGCGATCGGGCGCATACGGAATGCGCTGCCGAACGTCTCAATCCTTGTGATGAGCCCTATGGACCGCGGAGAGCGAAGCGGGATCGACGAGATCGTCACGATGGGGACGATTCCGCGGATTGTGGCGATCCAGAAGCGGGTGGCGGCCGATACACGCTGCGCATTTTTCGATACCTTTAATGCAATGGGTGGCGATGGAACGATGTCGCGCTGGTATACGGGCAAGCCGCGACTGGTGGCGGCAGACCTGATCCATCCAACCCCGCAGGGAGCGTCTATCATCGCACAGATCTTCGTGAAGAACCTTATGGTGGGTTTTGACGCCTACAAACCGCACCCGGCTACAGCGCCCGTTACGGATGACGGGACGAGGCAGGCTGTCCAGCCATGA